The Cytobacillus firmus genome segment TCAGCAATAAACAGCAAATATTCATTATATTAAATCTTTCCCTAAAAAGATCACATAACTCCTAAAGTTGTTTGAACTGCTATATTTTACTATAATAAGGACTAGAAGTGAAACTTAAATTGTTATCGCCAAGGAGGCTGTCATGTCTAAAGAAAGCTCATTTGATATTGTATCCAAAGTCGACTTTTCTGAAGTAACCAATGCCATTAATATTGCCATGAAGGAAATTTCCACCCGCTATGACTTTAAAGGCAGCAAAAGTGATATAAAGCTGGATAAAGAGGAGCTTGTGCTTCTATCTGATGATGAATTTAAGCTTGACCAGCTTAAGGATGTTTTATTAGGCAAGTTAATCAAACGGGGCATTCCTGTAAAAAATCTTGATTACAGCAAGATTGAGGGAGCATCAGGCGGAACGGTCCGCCAAAGAGCAAAGCTTGTCCAGGGCATTGATAAAGAAAATGCAAAGAAGATTAATACCCTGATTAAAAACAGCGGATTGAAAGTGAAGAGCCAGGTTCAGGATGATCAGGTACGTGTAACCGGCAAAAACCGCGATGACCTGCAGAAGATTATTGCTGCTGTTAAAGAGGCAGATTTGACAGTTGATGTTCAATTCGTTAACTATCGCTAAAAAAGCAAACGGAAAACTCCGTTTGCTTTTTTGTTTAGTTTATCCATTCATGCTACAGCTATTTAA includes the following:
- a CDS encoding YajQ family cyclic di-GMP-binding protein — translated: MSKESSFDIVSKVDFSEVTNAINIAMKEISTRYDFKGSKSDIKLDKEELVLLSDDEFKLDQLKDVLLGKLIKRGIPVKNLDYSKIEGASGGTVRQRAKLVQGIDKENAKKINTLIKNSGLKVKSQVQDDQVRVTGKNRDDLQKIIAAVKEADLTVDVQFVNYR